The window GCTCCAAACGGAGGTAAGCCCGTTGCTTTTCAGCTAAAGCTCTGTAACACTTCGGTAACGGCACGCCAAGCGGTCGGGTTTCAGGGTTGAGACACGAGGCCGATGCTTTCGGGAAGGAGGCAGGGAAAGCAAGAGTCCTGCGGCTTCGGACAGAAAACGAACGGACGGCGCAAGCAGTATCTGCGCCCAGCCCAGTAGGAAGTAATCCGGAGTTAAGCTTTAAGCGGTAAGTTGGAAGCATTTAGAACCTTTAACTGCGCACTTAGCACTTAGCTTTTTGCTTGCAGCTTGCAGTTTGTAGCTGTTAGCTGTGTTTGTTATACCCAAAAGCAATTTTGGGCAAATTAAAAACGGCTTGGGAATTTCCAAGCCGTTTTTGTTGCTAATACTGAAATAGAGCCGCTGGATTCTGCGCTGCTCCTGCCGGAGCCCGCAGAAAGACAAAGAAAAAGGCAGAATGACAAGATAAAAAATATTTGTCTCACTGCGAAGCCCAAAGGGCTTGCGCAGTGCCCAGCGGCTTTACGGGCGAAGCGAGCGTTAAGGTTTTGATTTTCAATATTGGTTTTCATAGTAATTGTTTCTTATGGTAATTGTATTTTATCGTAATTGGTTCTTTTTGTAATTGGTTCTTTGGGTCATTGGTTTTTATGGTCATTGCTTCTTATTTTCCGCGCCGTTTCAGTTTTTGACAAATTTTAGTTACTTTAGAAATTCTTCCGGATAGTTTTCTTTGAGCCATGCGAGCATATAAAGGCTGCCGAAGCAGAGGACGGGACAGCCCTGTTTTGAGGCTTCTTTTACCGCGTCGTAAGGCGAGGCAAAGCTTCCGCGCACGTCAAAGCCGAGAGACGCAGCTGTTTCCGCCATTTCTTCCGCTTTCATGCTACGTTCCATTTGAGGCACTTCCGTGCAGTAAAATTCAATATTAAGTCCTTTGAGCAGTTCCAAGGCGTTTTTAACGTCTTTGTCGCGCATCATTGCAGTTACCGAACATATTTTCTGCCCTTTGAAAAGCAGGCTGATATTTTCGGCAAGTCTTTTCATCGCGTGAGGATTGTGCGCCCCGTCAAGCAGCAGCGGCGGATTTTTTCGTACAAGTTCCATGCGCCCCTGCCATTTCATCGTGCTCAGCGCGGTTTTGACAGTTTCTTCCGTCATTCCGCCAAAATATTTGCGCAGTTCTTCCGCGGCGCAGAGGGCAAGTGCCGTGTTTTCCGCCTGATAGGCACCTGCAAGCGCCGTTTTGTAACTTTTGCCGCTGAAGCTGAGCGTTGTTCCGTCAAGCGAAGTTTCTGTCAGGCTGTAAGCTGTTTTTGAAAGCAGTCTGTCCCTTGTTCCTTCCCGTGCACATTTTTCAAGGAACTGCTTTTCAAGTTTTTCATTGCCTCCGGCAAATATTGCAGGGGCGTTCCCGCGTATTACGGCAAATTTTTCGGCTGCTATTTTTTCAAGCGTATCTCCAAGGTAATCTGTATGGTCAATTCCTATCGGCGTTACGAGGGTTAAAATGACGTTTTCAAGCGTGTTTGTCGCGTCAAGCCTGCCGCCGAGCCCCGCCTCGACGACCGCTATGTCCACGTTGTTTTCAGCAGTCAGCATAAATGCCGCCGCAGTTGTGAGTTCAAAATAGGTCGGCATATCTTCTTCCGCCGTGCCGCTGTTTTCAAGCGCGTTTTTTATCTGTCCGACAACCCTGAGCCAGTCGGCAGCGGGAAGCATTTCGCCGTTTATCAGCAGTCTTTCGCCGAAGCAGGCAAGGTGAGGGCTGGTGTAGAGGGCTGTTTTGCAGCCGGAACAGCGCAGTATCTTTTCAACCGTCGCAGAGGTTGAGCCTTTGCCGTTGGTGCCTACAACGTGCACTGCCTTAAACTGCCGTTCAGGGTTTCCGACAAGCGCCAGCAGTTTGGAGAGGCGGGCAAGCCCCGGGTGAATTCCGGGGCTTGCGATTTTTTGCAGTTCGTTTTCTATTTCCGAAAATTTAATTTCCATTTTGCAGCTATTCAGCCAGACTCTTGAGGTTCTCCAGCATACGCTCTTTTTTGGCGCTGTTTTCAGCCAGTTCGGTCTTTTCTTTTTCTATGACTTCCGCAGGCGCCCTGTCTATGAAGTTCTGATTGGCAAGCTTGCCGCTGCTCTTTGCTATGTCTTTTTCAAGCTTGGCAAGGTCTGCTTTGAGGCGCTGGATTTCTTTTTCAAGGTCAAGCAGATCGCCCACCGGCAGATATATCTGCACGTCGTCAAGCACTGAGGCAAGGCTCTTTTCGGGTTTGCTTTCAGAAACAACGATTGCTTCAACGCGCGTAAGCAGAAGTATCTGGCGTTCGTTTTCATTGACAAGCGCAAGCTTGTCATCGTCATGCACCGTTATTTCAACACGCGGTATCTGCTGTGAAGGAGCTATTCTCGCTTCGGCGCGCAGGCTGCGGATCGTGCGGATTATTTCCTGTACGAATTTCATGTCTGCCGCTGCTTTTTCGTCAAGCGTTTCGGGACGCGCTTTCGGCCATGAGTTTTTCATAACGTAGCTGTCGCCGAACGGGAAGGCATGCCACAGTTCTTCCGTAACAAACGGTATGAACGGGTGCAGAAGCTTGAGCACGTCTTCAAAGAGGACAAGCAGAACAGCCTGCGTCGATTTACGGCGTTCTTCGCCTTCGTCCCCGCGAAGCGCCGGTTTGGCAAGCTCAAGATACCAGTCGCAGAGTTCGCCCCATACGAAATCGTACATAAGCCGCGCCGCTTCGCCGAAGAAATATCCGTCAAGCAGTTTTGTGATTTCCGCGGTAACCTCCGCAAGTCTGTTGAGTATCCATTTGTCCTGAAGTTTGAGCTGTTTTTCGTCCCATTTCTGCCCTTTTTCGGCATCTTCAAGGTTCATCAGCGCAAAGCGGCTCGCGTTCCAGAGCTTGTTAAGGAAGAGACGGTAGGTTGCTATGCGTTCCGTTGAAAGGAAGATGTCACGCCCCTGTACGGTCAGGGCAGCCATTGTCAGGCGAAGCGCGTCTGCCCCGTAGTCTTTGACTATGACGAGCGGGTCTATGACGTTGCCTTTTGATTTGCTCATTTTCTGCCCTTTTTCGTCCCTTACAAGCGCGTGAATGTAAATGTCGCGGAAAGGAACTTCTTTTGTTCCGTAGAGTCCGAACATTATCATTCGGGCAACCCAGAAGAAGATTATGTCAAAGCCCGTAACGAGAACCGACGTCGGGTAGAATTTTTTAAGCTGTTCCGTTTTTTCCGGCCAGCCCATTGTCGAAAACGGCCAAAGTCCGCTTGAGAACCACGTGTCAAGCACGTCTTCGTCCTGTTTGAGGTTCGTGCTTCCGCATTTCGTACATTTGTGCGGAGCTTCCGCCGCAACCATTATTTCTCCGCAGTCCTGACAGTACCATGCAGGTATTCTGTGTCCCCACCAAAGCTGGCGAGAGATGCACCAGTCGCGGATATTTTCCATCCACTGGTAGTAGACGTTCGTCCACTGTTCAGGTATAAAGCGGATTTTTCCGGCTTTTACCATTTCAACGCCTTTGTCTGCGAGAGGACGTGTTTTGACGAACCACTGCTCCGAGAGATACGGCTCAATTACCGTATGGCAGCGGTAGCATTCCCCGACAGAGTGTTTGATGTCCTGTATGCCAAGCAGCACGCCTTCGGCTTTAAGGTCTTCGACAACGACTTCGCGGGCTTCAAAACGGTCAAGTCCGGCATATTTTTCGCCGGCGTCTTTCGTCATTATGCCGCTTCCGTCTATGACCTGTATCTGTTCAAGTCCGTGGCGCTGTCCGACAAGAAAGTCGTTTGGGTCGTGCGCAGGCGTGATTTTAACGCAGCCTGAACCAAATTCAGGGTCAACCATATTGTCTTCAATGACAGGTATGACGCGGTGAACGATAGGAACTATGACTTTTTTGCCGATAAGATGGCGGTTTTTCTGGTCGCGCGGGTGAACGGCTATTGCAACGTCTCCCATGATTGTTTCGGGACGCGTAGTCATTACCTTTACTTCGCCCGGTTCGTCCGCGAATTTGTATGCGACTTCGTAGAATTTTCCGTCGTGGTCGTGGTGTTCGACTTCAAGGTCGGAAAGCGCGGTCTGGCAGCGAGGGCACCAGTTAATAAGGTATTTTCCGCGATAGATGAGTCCGTCGTTGTAGAGCGAAACAAACATTTTGCGGACTGCCGCAGAGAGACCTTCGTCCATTGTAAAGCGTTCTCTCGACCAGTCGCAGGAAGCTCCGAGTTTTTTCAGCTGCGATATGATTGCGCTGCCGTATTCTTCTTTCCATTTCCAGACGCGGTTGACAAATTCTTCGCGTCCAAGGTCATGGCGCGAGATGCCTTCTGCCGCAAGCGAGCGTTCAACAACGTTCTGCGTGGCTATACCGGCATGGTCTGTGCCCGGAACCCAAAGCACTTCATAACCCTGCATGCGTTTTGTCCTGCAGAGGATGTCCTGCAGCGTATTGTCGAGCGAGTGTCCCACGTGCAGTTTGCCCGTGACGTTCGGCGGCGGTATGACGATTGAAAACTGCGGCTTGCACGAGGCTGTATCAGCCTTGAAAAGTTCGTCTTCTGTCCATTTGCCGTACCATTTGTCTTCAATAGGCGCAGGATCGTAATTTTTGTCGAGTATTGTTTTTTCGGAATCCATCAGGAATTCCCTCCTCTTTGACAGACCTGGTGGCTGTCGAATCTATCTTGACAGATTTCTGCGGCCGTTCCGCAGACATCCGGCAGATGCTTTGAAAAGCGGCGCGGCTTAAAGTTTTGCGCCTGCCGCCATTTTTTTCAGTCCGTTTTTCGCCTCAATAAGTCCCTGCCGAAGCGCTTCCGCCTGTTCGTTGTTCGCGCCGGAGGTGAGATACGGGGGCAGGACGGATTCAATTCCGTTCCTGACGTATTTGTCGTAAGTCCCTTTTCTTTTGCCGC is drawn from Candidatus Equadaptatus faecalis and contains these coding sequences:
- a CDS encoding valine--tRNA ligase — translated: MDSEKTILDKNYDPAPIEDKWYGKWTEDELFKADTASCKPQFSIVIPPPNVTGKLHVGHSLDNTLQDILCRTKRMQGYEVLWVPGTDHAGIATQNVVERSLAAEGISRHDLGREEFVNRVWKWKEEYGSAIISQLKKLGASCDWSRERFTMDEGLSAAVRKMFVSLYNDGLIYRGKYLINWCPRCQTALSDLEVEHHDHDGKFYEVAYKFADEPGEVKVMTTRPETIMGDVAIAVHPRDQKNRHLIGKKVIVPIVHRVIPVIEDNMVDPEFGSGCVKITPAHDPNDFLVGQRHGLEQIQVIDGSGIMTKDAGEKYAGLDRFEAREVVVEDLKAEGVLLGIQDIKHSVGECYRCHTVIEPYLSEQWFVKTRPLADKGVEMVKAGKIRFIPEQWTNVYYQWMENIRDWCISRQLWWGHRIPAWYCQDCGEIMVAAEAPHKCTKCGSTNLKQDEDVLDTWFSSGLWPFSTMGWPEKTEQLKKFYPTSVLVTGFDIIFFWVARMIMFGLYGTKEVPFRDIYIHALVRDEKGQKMSKSKGNVIDPLVIVKDYGADALRLTMAALTVQGRDIFLSTERIATYRLFLNKLWNASRFALMNLEDAEKGQKWDEKQLKLQDKWILNRLAEVTAEITKLLDGYFFGEAARLMYDFVWGELCDWYLELAKPALRGDEGEERRKSTQAVLLVLFEDVLKLLHPFIPFVTEELWHAFPFGDSYVMKNSWPKARPETLDEKAAADMKFVQEIIRTIRSLRAEARIAPSQQIPRVEITVHDDDKLALVNENERQILLLTRVEAIVVSESKPEKSLASVLDDVQIYLPVGDLLDLEKEIQRLKADLAKLEKDIAKSSGKLANQNFIDRAPAEVIEKEKTELAENSAKKERMLENLKSLAE
- a CDS encoding bifunctional folylpolyglutamate synthase/dihydrofolate synthase — its product is MEIKFSEIENELQKIASPGIHPGLARLSKLLALVGNPERQFKAVHVVGTNGKGSTSATVEKILRCSGCKTALYTSPHLACFGERLLINGEMLPAADWLRVVGQIKNALENSGTAEEDMPTYFELTTAAAFMLTAENNVDIAVVEAGLGGRLDATNTLENVILTLVTPIGIDHTDYLGDTLEKIAAEKFAVIRGNAPAIFAGGNEKLEKQFLEKCAREGTRDRLLSKTAYSLTETSLDGTTLSFSGKSYKTALAGAYQAENTALALCAAEELRKYFGGMTEETVKTALSTMKWQGRMELVRKNPPLLLDGAHNPHAMKRLAENISLLFKGQKICSVTAMMRDKDVKNALELLKGLNIEFYCTEVPQMERSMKAEEMAETAASLGFDVRGSFASPYDAVKEASKQGCPVLCFGSLYMLAWLKENYPEEFLK